From Panicum hallii strain FIL2 chromosome 2, PHallii_v3.1, whole genome shotgun sequence, a single genomic window includes:
- the LOC112881250 gene encoding protein ACCELERATED CELL DEATH 6-like translates to MARPQHGLGSELLCALTSGDEARVEELLTGQGDGHSRADGLVTISVQVDATTTGAAAPAPPPRQGEGSSGLLGLTSGGSTALHVVASRGHAGLARRVCELAPSLVATRDGCLDTPLHRAAKAGHKEVAACLLSAMRAGGADADAALRARNRLGATALYEAVRNGHAETVDLLATEAPELAAVTSDDGVSPLYLAAMTGSAEMVRALLRRSPDGTPSRASSAGPEGRTALHAAAAKSKEIVQEILEWKQGPALLSKADSFGKTPLHYAVSHRQHDVISLLLHAEASLAHVSDNEGLFPLHVAAMMGNIRDVVELVERCPDYAELVDCRGRNFLHCAIEHGRKNVVRFICRNDRFAVLLNSMDYEGNTPLHLAVKYGHPRMVSSLLQTIGVEIGITNRDGLTAADLAYSHLEPGLQYFLNPRVVVKKCFYWIRAPVTLGAGGDHVHLHSRMSNTAPATDEDPKDINGITATTTIASVLIATVTFAAAFTVPGGYVADDHPRAGTAVLARRFAFRAFVASDAMAFLCSIVATCFLVYGGAVQVPRGQRLLYQRSASVFLPPAAQLMVAAFAFGIHAVLGEANRWLVTLVYVLALGAVLLCFPGIWARFYLGKAIWRRAGWRGLVNVHRHPESLHEFFWLFITSFLFKNLVRSLFAVLISVAFVVSIALSIALPEY, encoded by the exons ATGGCGAGACCTCAGCACGGCCTCGGCTCTGAACTGCTATGCGCGCTGACCTCGGGCGACGAGGCCCGCGTGGAGGAGCTCTTGACCGGACAAGGCGATGGACACTCGCGAGCGGACGGCCTAGTGACGATAAGCGTCCAGGTTGACGCGACGACGACTGGAGCAgcggcgccagcgccgccgccacggcagGGGGAGGGATCAAGCGGCCTTCTCGGCTTGACGAGCGGCGGGAGCACGGCGCTCCACGTGGTCGCGAGCCGCGGGCACGCGGGGCTCGCGAGGCGCGTCTGCGAGCTAGCGCCCTCGCTCGTCGCCACGCGCGACGGGTGCCTCGACACGCCGCTGCACCGCGCGGCGAAGGCCGGGCACAAGGAGGTGGCGGCCTGCCTCCTGTCGGCGATGCGCGCCGGCGGAGCGGACGCGGACGCGGCGTTGCGGGCGAGGAACAGGCTGGGCGCCACCGCGCTGTACGAGGCCGTCCGGAACGGCCACGCCGAGACAGTGGACCTGTTGGCGACAGAGGCGCCCGAGCTGGCCGCGGTGACGTCGGACGACGGCGTCTCGCCACTGTATCTGGCGGCGATGACCGGGTCCGCTGAAATGGTCCGTGCGCTGCTGCGTCGGTCGCCTGACGGCACGCCGTCGCGGGCATCGTCCGCCGGGCCGGAGGGACGGACTGCTCTGCATGCCGCGGCAGCCAAAAGCAAAG AAATCGTTCAAGAAATCCTGGAATGGAAGCAGGGTCCGGCATTGCTAAGCAAAGCTGATTCGTTCGGGAAAACTCCTCTCCACTACGCGGTGTCACACCGACAACACGACGTCATCTCGCTACTCCTACATGCTGAAGCTTCGCTAGCGCATGTATCCGACAACGAAGGCTTGTTCCCATTACATGTCGCCGCCATGATGGGTAACATTAGGGACGTTGTTGAGCTTGTAGAGAGATGTCCTGACTATGCAGAATTAGTAGATTGCCGAGGAAGGAATTTTCTGCATTGCGCCATTGAACATGGTCGGAAAAATGTGGTTCGATTCATTTGCCGAAATGACAGGTTCGCTGTCCTGCTGAACTCCATGGATTATGAAGGAAATACCCCGCTCCATTTAGCCGTCAAGTATGGCCATCCAAGGATGGTCAGTTCACTGCTGCAGACCATCGGTGTCGAGATAGGCATTACCAACAGGGATGGTCTAACTGCTGCAGATCTTGCTTACAGTCACCTGGAGCCTGGTTTGCAGTATTTTTTG AATCCTCGAGTGGTAGTGAAGAAATGTTTCTACTGGATAAGAGCACCTGTCACCCTCGGAGCAGGAGGGGATCATGTTCACCTGCACAGCAGGATGAGTAACACCGCTCCGGCTACGGACGAGGACCCAAAGGACATCAATGGCATCACGGCGACCACGACAATCGCGTCCGTGCTCATCGCCACCGTCACCTTCGCGGCCGCCTTCACCGTGCCGGGGGGCTATGTCGCGGACGACCACCCGCGCGCTGGCACGGCGGTGCTGGCCAGGCGGTTCGCGTTCCGGGCGTTCGTGGCGTCGGACGCCATGGCGTTCCTCTGCTCCATCGTGGCCACCTGCTTCCTCGTCTACGGGGGCGCGGTGCAGGTCCCTCGGGGCCAGCGCCTCTTGTACCAGCGGTCGGCGTCGGTGTtcctgccgcccgccgcgcaGCTCATGGTCGCTGCGTTCGCGTTCGGGATCCACGCCGTCCTCGGCGAGGCCAACCGGTGGCTGGTGACCCTGGTCTACGTGCTCGCTCTGGGCGCGGTGCTGCTCTGCTTCCCGGGCATCTGGGCTCGCTTCTACCTTGGGAAAGCAATCTGGCGGCGAGCCGGGTGGAGAGGGCTCGTCAACGTACACCGGCATCCCGAGAGTTTGCACGAGTTCTTCTGGCTTTTCATCACGAGCTTCCTGTTCAAAAATCTCGTGCGGTCGTTGTTCGCCGTGCTCATCTCGGTCGCATTTGTTGTCTCCATCGCACTGAGCATCGCTTTGCCGGAATACTGA
- the LOC112879496 gene encoding uncharacterized protein LOC112879496, with the protein MGNCSCLERARVTAWDDDEDWGLPAAERSGGVQGVVLPGSGGGGMRVKIRMTKGQLRRLLESDGRGGASDEDVVAEIMRMGTVRVDVAELWQAAERHHRPPPKLETIQEDDVDE; encoded by the coding sequence ATGGGCAACTGCAGCTGCCTGGAGCGGGCGAGGGTGACGGCGTGGGACGACGACGAAGACTGGGGCCTGCCGGCGGCCGAGCGTTCCGGCGGGGTGCAAGGGGTGGTGTTGccagggagcggcggcggcggcatgcggGTGAAGATCAGGATGACCAAGGGCCAGctgcggcggctgctggagagCGACGGCCGCGGAGGGGCGTCCGACGAGGACGTCGTGGCGGAGATCATGCGCATGGGCACCGTGCGCGTCGACGTCGCCGAGCTCTGGCAGGCGGCGGAGaggcaccaccggccgccgcccaagCTCGAGACGATACAGGAGGATGACGTCGATGAGTAG
- the LOC112882545 gene encoding NDR1/HIN1-like protein 2, with product MPPYRLPLYHRQSPVVRCVNFLCAVLLTLVLIAGIILFVLWLSLRPHRPRFYLADFSIPNANRQSGLANLPVRFAVDEHNPNQKIGMYYEEIVASVYYGDQLVAKGPVMQPFYQAPKGDTPLLGQLTATGPAPTDPAWGRFSGELSAGNVAMRLLLTSTVQFQVKMWDTKHHHMKVECDFRMNGDGTLQQQDKNSQCALYF from the coding sequence atgccgcCGTACCGGCTGCCGCTGTACCACCGGCAGAGCCCGGTGGTCCGGTGCGTCAACTTCCTCTGCGCGGTGCTGCTCACGCTGGTGCTCATCGCCGGCATCATCCTCTTCGTGCTGTGGCTGAGCCTCCGGCCGCACCGGCCCCGGTTCTACCTCGCCGACTTCTCCATCCCCAACGCCAACCGGCAGTCCGGCCTGGCCAACCTGCCGGTGCGCTTCGCCGTCGACGAGCACAACCCCAACCAGAAGATCGGCATGTACTACGAGGAGATCGTCGCCTCGGTGTACTACGGCGACCAGCTCGTGGCCAAGGGCCCCGTCATGCAGCCATTCTACCAGGCGCCCAAGGGCGACACGCCGCTGCTGGGGCAGCTGACGGCGACGGGGCCGGCGCCGACGGACCCGGCGTGGGGGCGgttctccggcgagctctcgGCGGGGAACGTCGCGATGCGGCTGCTGCTAACCTCCACGGTGCAGTTCCAGGTGAAGATGTGGGACACCAAGCACCACCACATGAAGGTGGAGTGCGACTTCAGGATGAACGGGGATGGCACGCTCCAGCAGCAGGACAAGAACTCGCAGTGCGCGCTCTACTTCTAG